From Pseudorasbora parva isolate DD20220531a chromosome 25, ASM2467924v1, whole genome shotgun sequence, one genomic window encodes:
- the tmem231 gene encoding transmembrane protein 231, which translates to MFPGILITMAFYDVYAHPALIRYRACVCTRATLFVFVVLCLTYISPLLVAYRSQGFWLKRSTYEEQPVIQFQYDIFLIGATDTAGNYVAWSTFPNFNRLIGDNLRIPHISAQEEDRNQDGKSDLLMLQISIPLKPEEQMFSVQLLLTFSYQLFRMSTVVMQTLAFVQHSSPVPGSQLSVCGDLRLNQRTPLPHRGLHSTYNVSVIDASSPFASTYDLANIIRLYQQRNLTTHLSGVIPVWTVGRAANAPFQISAQINYPVETITYRPGFWETIKFAWIQYVSVLLIFLWVFQHIQTFIFQNQVLPTTTVPPFKQHRS; encoded by the exons ATGTTTCCTGGGATATTAATAACAATGGCTTTTTATGACGTTTACGCCCACCCTGCTTTAATAAGATACAGGGCATGTGTTTGCACGAGAGCAACCCTGTTTGTCTTCGTGGTTTTATGCCTCACGTATATTTCACCTCTTCTGGTGGCTTATAGAAGTCAAg GATTCTGGCTGAAGAGGAGCACATATGAAGAGCAGCCGGTCATACAGTTCCAGTATGACATATTCCTGATCGGAGCAACAGACACAGCTGGGAATTATGTAGCATGGAGCACATTTCCCAACTTTAATCGACTGATTGGAGATAATTTACGCATCCCACATATCTCT GCCCAGGAGGAGGACAGGAACCAGGATGGGAAATCCGACCTCCTCATGCTTCAGATCAGCATCCCACTCAAGCCAGAAGAGCAGATGTTCAGCGTGCAGCTCCTCCTCACCTTCTCATACCAGCTGTTT AGAATGTCTACTGTTGTGATGCAGACACTTGCCTTTGTGCAGCATTCCTCACCTGTCCCAGGTTCTCAGCTTTCCGTCTGTGGAGACCTGAGACTAAACCAACGAACTCCTCTTCCTCACCGAGGTTTACATAGTACCTACAAT GTATCAGTGATTGATGCATCCAGTCCGTTTGCAAGCACATATGACCTGGCCAACATCATTAGACTCTATCAACAGAGAAACT TGACAACTCATCTCTCCGGCGTCATTCCTGTGTGGACAGTGGGCAGAGCTGCAAATGCTCCATTCCAGATCAGTGCACAGATCAACTATCCAGTAGAAACAAT TACCTATCGACCAGGTTTTTGGGAAACGATCAAGTTTGCCTGGATTCAGTATGTCAGTGTCCTGCTCATCTTTCTCTGGGTTTTCCAGCACATTCAAACATTCATCTTTCAGAACCAGGTTTTACCGACCACCACAGTACCGCCATTTAAACAGCACCGCTCCTGA